AGCGTATAGGTGAAGAACGTCGGCATCCCGATGTTCAATACCCGGAGCAATGAAATGAGCATGACTGCCTGGAATATGTCCGAGTAGCGCTCTATAAAGATGGCCAACAGCACGCATACGAAGATGTTCAGGAGATGCAGCGAGAGAGTGGTGGAGGGGTCGCTGAAGAAGGAGAACGTCTCAGCTGAGACCAACAGAATGAATGGGATCAACACCGAGGCCTTATCCCGCATCCCCCTAGGATTCGAATGTCTTTATTAAACCGTTCGCTCGGTAGAATAAATATGTAGAAAAAATGGTCAATGGACCGAACAGCATATCTGTCATCAAAGGCCAGGAACTGATCTCTTGGTCACGTGGGGAGTTGGAAAGCATCGGGAATCCATCCTTGGTTGGCGGAATCACGCCATTTCCGGCTCCTTGGAGCGGACAAGGATCGTGACCATCGACGAAGCACCATTGAATGAAGCGAACATACAAGGAAGGTTAATATGAGGGGTCTGAAAGGAAAAAATCTTCACCGTGCATTCGGTGTTCCCTTATGAATGAGACACGCAACATTTATTAATTGAAACGCGTTCCACAACTTCCAGCATGGCCGCGTTGGGGTAGCCTGGCATCCTGTGGGACTGTGGATCCTTTGACCCGTGTTCAAATCACGGACGCGGCCCTTCTTATCATCTTCTGACCACCTCGAAGTCCCTTTCGAAGAACGCTAGCTCCTTTTCATCGAGGATCTTGGGGTTCAAGGTAACGATCATGCGGGATTGGTTCATTAGGATCTCATCCCTCAGACCGTATAGCAAGCGCAATACCTTAGGTGAACCGTTGTTCGATATCAGATACTCGATCCCATCGATGGCCACCACCGTGTTGTGACCCACTTTGAGGAACTCGGTGATGGTATGCTCCAGGATCGAGAGGTTGGTGGGATCGATCCAATCCTGACCTGGATGGGATGACAGCCATATCACCGGGGTGCGCTTGAGCCCGTGCCGCTCTCGCAGATCGTCCGGGTAGGTACGGGTCACGATCAGACCCTCCACTCCGTTTGAGATCTGAGAGAGCAAGGTCTCGTACATGCCGTCCGCCCTGGTCTCCTCAAAAAGCAGGTAGCTTCCAGGCGCAAGCACCTCCTCCTCTCTGGCACCGATCATGCTGGTCAGGTCCTCCGATACCGGCATCACGGTGAACAGCCGCTGCCGGTATACGGAGAACGCCATCATCACTATGGAGGCAAAGAATCCGGGGGAGAGCTCGCTTGGCACCTTGATGTCATAAAGGTCCAATATGAAAAGGACCAGACCCCATAGATAAGGCATCAGCACCGCCAGCGAAAGCAGGAAACACTCTCTTCGCATCTGTTCGTCGTCTGACTGGCGCCAACGACGGACAAGCAGGGCTAGGGTCATAGCGGTAAAGGCTGCGGCGACCATCAACACTATCAGAGAGGCCAAGGAGGCCGGCAATCCATACCCGAACTGGTTGAAATCGACACTGCTCAGATTGTAAGCGATCAACAGGCCGATCAGCAACGAAAACACCGTGTAAAGTACCCGGTTCTTCTCCAACCATTTGCTGAGGGGGATAAAGGCCAGATTGGTGGACACGTATAGGAAACCGGCAAAGATCAAGACCACGAAAAGGACAAGGCCACGGGCGAAGAGCAGAGCCGAGGCCGGGTCCGAGGCGTTGATCATCAGGAAATCGGATATGCCAGCGGCCGTGAACATCAACATCAGGATCAGGAAACCCTTGGCGATCGCTAGTTGGCGATTCTTACGAAGGACCGAAATTCCCAACACCAGCGCGATTATCCCCGTGATCAGGGGGAGGACAGAATTCCACATCAGATTCTGGATCATCGAGGCCTAGGCTCCCTTCCCGATGCCCATATACGCTAATTATGCTTTCTTCGGTTGTGCATTTGAAAACTTTATCTAACCCCCGCCATGTACGTGGTTCGGTGTGACATTTGGCTTGGAAGGGTACCATCAACAAGATCGACGATTACCGCTGGGAAATACCCCAGGACTACAAACCGGGAATGCGCACCAGCGCCGTCATCTATTCCAATGATAAAATGATAGAACACGTCCTGAGCGATAACTCGCCGGAGCAGGCGGCCAACGTCGCCACGTTGCCAGGCATCGTCGGGAAATCCTTGGCCATGCCGGATATCCACTGGGGATACGGGTTCCCCATCGGCGGGGTCGCGGCCATGGATTCCGAGGAGGGAGTGATCTCCCCCGGCGGCATCGGCTTTGATATCAACTGCGGCGTCAGGCTCCTGAGCACCAACCTGGAGGTCAAGGACGTCGAGCCCCGGATCAAGGACCTGATCGGGACACTTTTCAAGAACGTCCCCTCGGGGGTCGGTTCGGAAGGCGTGGTCGATGTGGCCGCCAGCGAGATCGATGCCATCCTCACCGAGGGAGCCGAATGGGCGGTCCGCAAGGGCTTCGGATGGCAAGAGGATCTGGATACCACCGAAGAGGGGGGCAGGTTGAAGAATGCCGACCCGACCAAGGTATCCCAGAAGGCCAAGCAAAGGGGGATACCGCAGGTCGGTTCGTTGGGGTCCGGGAACCATTTCCTGGAGATCGACAAGGTCGATAAGATCTTCGACCCGGCCGCCGCCAAGGCGTTCGGCCTCACCCATGAGGGCCAGATAACAGTTACCATCCATTGCGGCTCGCGGGGCTGCGGGCACCAGATCGCCACCGATTACCTGCAGGTCATGGAACGTTCTCTGAAAGCCATGAACCTTAACCTACCGGACCGACAGCTGGCCTGCGCGCCGGTCAATTCCCAGGACGGGCAGGACTACTTCAATGGCATGAGCGCCGGGGCTAACTTCGCCTGGGCGAACCGGCAGATGATCATGCACTGGGTGCGGCAATCGTTCGAGAGCGTGCTCCATAGAAAGGCCGAGGACATGGAGATGAGGCACGTGTACGACGTGGCACACAACATCGCCAAATTGGAGGACCATGAGGTCGACGGAAAGAGGAGGAAGGTCTACGTGCACCGGAAGGGAGCCACACGGGCATTCCCGGCCGGACATCCAGAGGTCCCTTCCAAGTACCGCTCCGTAGGCCACCCGGTCATCATCCCGGGGGACATGGGCGCCGGTACCTACGTCCTGGTGGGAACGGACCGAGGCATGAAGGAATCGTTCGGGTCCACCTGCCATGGCGCAGGCCGCATGATGTCAAGGGCCACTGCCATCAGCACATACAATGCCTCGACGGTCAAGCAACAGCTTGAGTCCAAGGGCATCTACCTGAAGGCCAGCACCAAGGATGGTATCATAGAGGAAGCGCCGGGGGCATACAAGGACATCGACGATGTCATTGCGGTGGTCAGCGGTGCTGGGCTATCAAGGCCGGTCGTCAAGCTTACGCCAATCGGTGTGATGAAAGGCTGATACCTACCATATCGGGCCTATCGGAGCATCCATTGGACCGGAAGAGGACCGGAAGCCCCATACGGTCCAGCACGACCATGTCCCTCATCAGCAATGCAAGGTCACGCTCGGACAGCCCCTTCGGGTCGAAGGAAAGGATAAGCCTCGATCCCCTGACCAAAGCCTCATCCTCCAGGGCGAACAGGAACCTCATCGCCTTCTCGCTGGATGTCTCCAGTATCAGCTTGTCAAGTCCTTCGACCAGGACCACCGTGTTCCTTCCCTCGCTCATGAAGCGCATTATGGTCCTTTCCAGAAGGGGAAGGTTGGAAGGAGAGACCGCTTCCTTGACCGGGCGGTGGGCCAACCATATCATTGGGGTGTTCCTCAATCCGAACTCCTCACGTATCTGTTCTGGATGCCTGGGGGAGATTATCAAACCCTTACGTCCTGCATTGAGCTCGGAGGCAAAGATGCTGAACGACGTGTCCGTGCCCTTTTCCTCGATGGCATAGGAACGCCCCTTCTCCAGTTTCGTGGATATCGGTTTGAACTTCTTCCTTGAGAAGTCGTCCGAAGGTCTGATGTCGAAGAGCCGCTCCCGGATGATGGCATAGAAGAAGACGGATGATGTTATGAGGTTGGCAGGAGCCATGGGGGACGGGAATCCTATCCCAAACATCTCTAGCAGAGATATCATCAGCGGATAGGCGAAAGGCACCACCATGGCCAAGGATAAGACCGCCGCCAGCTTCCCGAATGAGGGATCGCGGCTGGCATGGTGAGCGGACCTCAGCAACTGCAATGTACAGCCTAAGAACGCCAGCATGACGAATCCGATGCCCAGCATCTCCGGGGAGTTGGGAATGAACCATCCGTAGTCGCCCATCCTGACCTTGACGAATATCAGGGCCGAAACGGTTCCGGACACGATCACCAACACCATGTACTTGACGCAATTCCTCTTGATCATGGCACTGTCGCTCTGGAGCGAAAAGAATGTGGCCAGGTAAAGGAACCCCCCGAACATGCACACCAGACAGAATATCAGCAGCCTGACGATCAGCGTAGCCTGCTCGATCGTCGGAGCGGTAAGGAACAGATAGTCCAGAGCCGATGACAACGAAAGCAGCATCATGACGATGAAGAACGTTCTGGATATCCACTGATGTGGGTTTCGGAAGAGAACGTAGGCTCCCATGGCCAATGCCATTATGGAAACCACGGCTGAAAGGGATAGGAACAAAGGTTGGATCATCGCGAGCATTGAGAATACGATGGCCGATTTGAAGCGTTTTTCTATCCAGATATCAGCAATGGTATCTCTGATCTATCCAGTCATGTTCCTCGATACGGATGTTCAGGAGAAAAGCACCTTTTCGGCCGCTTTTCGCACCTTCTCCTGGTTCGTCCCGGGGGTCGAGACCATGACCGCCCAATCGTTGACGCTCCGGGTCTGTATCGCCTTGGCCAGTGGACTATATTTCGATAGCGCCCTCACCCGGTCGCCGTTGATGATCGGCACTTCGGTCTTGCCTATGCGCGGTTCGGTAATGAGCAGCTCTCTTTCCGGCATATCAAGGATTACCTCCGATTCATCCACCTCTGCCCTATCCGCTATCTGTCGTTCCACCTCCTTGCGCTTCTCATAGGAGGTCAACGGAAGCAGTGAGTCCAGCTGTTCCGAATCGAGGTCGGAGATGAGCATTGAATAGGCCCGCTTGTACAGATGCCGATACCTCAGCAGGGTCATTATCCGGCTGGCCTTTCCGCCATCCTTGAGGATCCGCTCCGAAAGGCTGCCGTCGGTCTGTATCTGGATGTCCTCGATAACGCTCTCGCTGGCGTTCTCCACCGCCTTGCACAGCATCATTTCGGCGATCCTTACCGTGTGATGGAAGTAGACCGAAGTATACATGAGGGCCCGGGCTACCATCAATCCCTCGATCGCCACCACTCCGCTCTTGCGTACCGCTATGTCCCCATGATGCAGCTCTATGGTGTCCATGATCCTGTCGATATCGATGGTCCCATGGGCCACCCCGGTGTAGTAGGCATCCCTAACCAGGTAATCCATCTGGTCCGCGTCCACCGGTCCATGGATGACCTGCCTGAGGTAGTTGTTCTCGTTGAAATACGTCTGGACACCTTCGAGTGGCAGTCTCTTCTGGCCGCTGAGGTCTGGTCCTCTAGGGGAGACAATCAGGTCCGTCACCAGATCGGAAGATATGCCTTCCGCATCTAACAGGTCGGCAATGGTTCCCTGTTCGCCGATGATCATGCCCTCCTTCGGGTCGATGGTCCTTATCTCGCCCTTTATGAGAGCCTTACCGATGTCCGTGTGGGTCATTCCGGTCCGCTCCTCAAGGACGCATTCCAGGGTGTGGGAGTAGGGAGCGTGGCCGATATCGTGGAGCAGTGCCGCCGCCAGGACGCACTTCCGTTCGTGATCCGGGATGTCCAGCGCCGTGGCCATCCTGCTGGCGAGCTGATAGGTGCCGAGGGAGTGCTCCATGCGGGTATGGTGAGCCCCGGGGAACACGAGGTAGGCCAATCCGAGCTGGTGCACGCCATGGAGCCGCTGGACCTCTGCCCTTTGCAATAGGTCCAGATAGATGCCGCTCAGCTTGACACTGCCATGGACGCTGTCATGGATGACCTTATAATCTGGCACGGAGGGAAAATCAGGATTGGACTATATATTGGCTTTGAGACCAGGAACCCGGGGATCGGCCCCGGGAGCATGTGTTTAGTTGAAGCCGCCCTTTATCTTGTGCCGGTCGATCTTGATGCCGTTGGGCGCGACCACGATCAGGTTGTTACCGATCGCCGCCACATCGCCGCCGGTGTCGCGAGCGATGTTCTTCAGCTCATTGGTGATCTTCTTCAGGGTCTGCTGGTCGTTCTCGATCGGCGAGTAGTCGATGAGGACGATGTTGCCATTGTATACCGGCTGGCTGACAGATGTGACGTCCTCGAAGCGGTAGACCTCAGCGACCTTGATCATTCCGTTCCCGGCGAGCGGGCTGTCCTCTTGGAAGTACAGTGCCCCGAGGTCGATGTATTGATCTGTCTCAACGGTCTGAACGTCATCCTTCCCCTTTCTCAACGGCTTCTTCAACAGCGGCAAGTTGCATCCCTCTTTGATTGGTCCAGAAATGGGGTGACATAATATTAACATTTCGGCCTAAGAATATCTGGATTGCCAAGAAGGGTGCATCGCCCCGGTAGATCGCCTTGACGAAAATCGTTGAGCGACCCGTGAAGATCTATTCATATTATATGTGTCTCTCATATTTAAATATGATAATTCAGTATCGTATCACATGCCGATGTGAGCTATCTCTATGGGTGATGCATGTGGACGCCAGTGTCCGTTACGCACGACCTCAAAAGGTCGGTGTCTTCCATGTTGAAGGTGACGGTGCATTGCACCAGATTTCATGATTTAGGCAATAAGCGACAAATTTGATAAGGGCCCATAGTATCCTCTGTCCAATGGAATTCAAGGGGAAGGGAAGCTTTTTCAAGACCGGTTCTGTTGGCGTGATACTTGGTGTGGTCCTCAATATGATCGGTTTCATTTATACGACCAAATATCCATTCAGCACGACCTACCCCCAGGACATCTACTGGACTGGTACCCTTAACCTTCTCGGCATCGGGCTTGTCCTGATGGGCCTGGTCATAATCGTGATCGGCTCTCTCAGAGCGGATTGAAATATTTCACGCTTAGTCAGGCCACCGGCATGGATCGTCCGCATTCCAGTGTTCCACCTGATCCGTCACTATCCATCACCAGGTTCTCGTCGACGGTTGAAACAATACCGTCGGGTCAATGGTTCACCTTTTGGCTTCACATGAACGGTCTATGCCTTTCTTCTCCGGCGCACCACCATGAATGCCACTAGCACCGCGGCGACCGCTATGATCGCTATGACCAATATCAGTAACATGTTATCGTTCGATGTTCCCGGCGTTCCGGCGGTGGATGTCGTGTTGATGGTGAACGATACCTGTTGGTAGGCCAAGCCGCCTTGATCGTCTGCCGCAGTGACGTTCGCCCGGTGCATCCCGTCTCCCGCGCCGACGATGGTGTAGTTGTTCACGTTCGCCGACAATCTGGCCTGGGGTCCGCCGTCGACGCTGACCAGGAAGTAGGAGACCACGAACGAGTTACCGCTTAACGTCCATGTCAGCTCGGCGTTCTTCGTCGTTAACTGAGAGTTCTCCAATGGTGCGGTGATGTTCACGCTGACGGGGAACAGGGCATATACCGGCCCTGCGGCCAGGGATGTGGAGTTGATACCGAGGACCGTGGGCGCGTGCGCGGAGACCTGGTAGTAGTACGTACTATCTGCATTCAGTCCCGAGAACTTGATCGAATTCCCGCTCACATGCTTGACGTCCACCCCATCCTGGTAGACGACATAGTAGTCGACAGGGGCGTTGGCGTCGACGTTCAGTCCGCTCCATGAAAGGGTGATCGACTCTGGACCGAGAACGGCTGTCAGGTTATTGGGCGCGGCCAATTTGGTCAGGTTCATTTCCGCAGGGACCCCCTCCCACAGCGGTGTCGTGAAACCGTTCGCCCCGGCGTAGAACTCTAAGGCTAGGCTCGCGTTATGCTTGGCGATCCAGTCATTCGCCACAGATGGAGCTCCGCTCCTGAAGGCGACCGAGGTTAGAGAAGAGCAGTTCTCGAACGCCGACATGCCGATGGTGGTGACGCCGCTGCCGATAACCGCCGATCGCAGGGAGCTGCAGTTGAAGAACGCACCATACCCTATTGACGACACTGTATCGGGTATCTCGACGGACATTAATGAGTGGCAGTTCCAGCATGTGAGGGTTCCGATGCTGGTGAGCTCCTTTCCCAGGTTCAGAGTGGTTAAGGCGGTGCAATTGTAGAAAGCCCCATAACCGATCGCGATCACTCCATCCGGTAATGTGATCGATGTGAGTGAGGTACATTCATTGAAGGCGGACGAACCGATGGACGTAAGACCTGGACCGATGGCCACCTGGGTCAATCCGCGGCAGCCCTCGAACACGCTGTTGCCTATCGAGATGACGTTGCCTGGGATGATGATCGAGGTCATCGAGGTACAGTTGTAGAAAGCCCCGTCCCCGATGCTGATGACGCCTTCAGGGATCGTAATGGAGGTCAATTTGTAGCATTCCCCGAACTCTCCGGTCCCCAGGCTGGTCAGCCCGCTGGGGAGAGAGACAGATGTCAGGTTCTGACATCCTTGGAACGCGTTGTTCCCTATGTTGCCTACACTGTCCGGTATCGTTATCGACGCCAGATTGCATTGGTAGAAAGCATAGGCATCGATGAACGTGAGACCGATGGGAAGTGCGATCGATGTCAGGGATAGGCAGCCGTAGAACGCTCCGTTGCCTATTATGTTGACCGTGTTCGGTATCGAGACCGACCTCAGGGCCGTACAGTCATAGAACGCGGCGTAACCGATGCTCGTCACTCCCTGTGGTATGATCACTTCGGTCAGGTCGGTGTCTGAGTAGAACGCGAAACCCCCGATCGAGACCACGGCGTATCCGTCTATGGCGGCAGGAATGGTGACCACGTTCGCCGATCCAGTGTATGATGTGATCTCCGCCGCCGTGTTGTCATTGATGATCGTATAGCCGTAGTCCCCGCTGGTTTCTGCGACCGCGGGACTTGGGATAGATACGAAAGATGAGAAGACCACCAATGTGATCATGACGATTATAGCTGCCTTGTTCCGCATGTGAAAACCTACTGGTAACAACGATCGCAACTATGATATGAAGTTGGGCGGGCCTATTTAGACTTTACATCGTGTCGTTCGACCATGCTCCAGGAGGATCACGTCGATCGCCTCGGAAGGGAGGGCCGGTGGAACCTTCACCTCTCGTCGTATTTCCAGAGCTTATCGCCGACATAGTGAAGGTTCTTGATGGACTTGCCGGATTTCTTTTCCAGCATCTCTGCGCCTGAGACCAGCGCCTCACCGATGGCCAGCGCGCGCTTGTTCTTGACATCCCTGACCCACACAAAATCACCCGGTTTGATGTCCTTGTCTGCGTCGACGATCCCCGGTCCCATTATGTCCGCGCCCTTGACCACATAAGGGACCGCCCCCATATCGACAGTGACATAGGATTTTGGAGGATCGTATTTCAGTACGCCTTTTACCGTAAGGAAGGCCTTTCCAGATATCACCAAGGCCAGAATCTCGTTGTTCACGAAGATGACATCAAAATCCGAACTTTCCGCCTTATCAATGGTATCCTTTGCAGTGAAGACCTGCATGCCGACCTTTGAGGATATCTCCTCCGATAACGATCTGATCTCCTTCTCCCGGAGCCTTCCCCTCTTCTTGATCCGGATCTCGCTCATGGTTCAGGTCACTTCTTCTTCCCGAACAATTTCGAGAATAAGCCCTTTTTCTTCCCCTTCTCATCCAGGCCGTCTTCCTCTTCCGCCTTTGCCTCTTCCTTCAGTTCATCCTTCTGGGGAACCATTGACGGTGATTCCTCTGTCTTCGGCTCGGATTCCTTCTTTGGTTGCATGACCTCAGGTTTTGGCTCATCCTTCGGAGTAGCCACGACCTCTTCCTTTATGGTCTCCGGCTCTGGTTCCATTTCATCAGCAACATCCTTTTCAGGAGGCGCTTCGGAATGATCCCTGCCTTCGGATATGTCGTTGGCCAGGTTTTCTAGGTCCTGAAAGTCGGCCATGCCCAGGTCGGCGCCGCATTTGGGGCACGAACGAGCGTCTATGCTTAGTTTTGCATCGCAGACCGGACATTCGATCTCGAGCTTCTGTTTTGCCATAACGGTACGTCAGATAAAACAGGACAGTCGATTTAACCATATCGGTACAAATGGCGACTGGAACATCTGATATGGTCAATATTATGGCCAATGACCTGGCCTCCAGACATGGATAGAGATAATTCAAGTCAGGATGTTTTCATGGTCGATAAAACGGCCCTATGAATCCGATTTCTCCCGGATGATCATCGCCCGACAATCAGGTTATATAGCTAAGAAAAGAATCGATAATGTCGGGGGAGTAGTCATAGAAGGTTCGAAGGTTCAGGTAACAAGGATGTTGTCTCTCCTAAACTCAGGTCTAGCTCCTTCCAGCCCTCACACCCTGTCATAGTTCCAGGTGCCGTCATTGAAGGTGACCATTCCCCCATCCCAATCTGTTTGTGGGAACCGACATGACCACGATCTTTCGACGAGCTTTCGATCCCTTATCGATGTTATGCCGAGAGTGGTTGGTCACAAAAACGGAAGCCTAGGTACGAGGAGTTTAATATTGAATGATAAATTGGTTTTCAATGCGATGGGGGTTATTCTCGGTCAGGATCGGCATCCTGGTCGTCACCATCATCACCACGATGTTGTTGTTACTGGCAGTGATCCCTCTTGCCGTTGGGGGGCTGGACATCAAGTTCCCACAGGACCAGACGACCGGTTGGACCTATGACAATTCCACCAACACGATCTCCTTCGTGGCACCGGTGCAGATAAACAACGGCGGTTTCTTTGACATTCAAGAATTCTCGGTCGGGATCAAGCTCACCGACCAGAACGGAAGCTTGATGGCCGAGTCCAAAAGCCCGCCCACCGACATCTTTGCCGGACGCACCAATCATGTGAACGTCGTGATGGCCTTGGACCTGGATAGCATCGCGCCATCCGCGATGAGGGAACTCGTATTCAATCAAACAACCTTGAACATGTCCCTGACCGTGTCCTCTTATTATATGGAGCATCTTGTGAACCTGCACATCGGAGCGAACCGGACAATGGACTGGACGCCTCTGATCGATAACCTGCAGTTCGATCTTCAAGGCCTTAAGATGCAGCAGAACGGCCCCTCATACTCCGTCCAGGTGCCGTACAGTTTTGATGCGGGCGACCTCGTTGTCGGAAAGCAGGTCAACGTAAGGGCAACGCTCCGCGATCAATCGGGCATACTTGGCATCGGTTCGGACAGCGTCATCATCACGAAGCACTTTGCTGGGAGGATGGGCATGGAGATCTCACAGACAGCAGCAGAGAGATTGATGATGAGCTCTGACAACCTGACGATAGAAGTCGCGGTCGATCTCCAAGGTGCGGAGTTCAACCAGACATATACAAGACAGTGGGAACCGTTGGTCTCTGACCTTCAGGTCGGTACCCCATCGATATCCTCTGTACCGCAGATGGCAGTGAAGGTTCCTTTCAGCTTCAATGCTTCCAGCACCGTCACTGGCCAACGTGTCCAGGTGGAATGCACCCTGAAGAACGCGACCTCCAACATATCACAGGGTTCCATTAATGTCATCGTTCAACCCCAGACCCAGGGACTTGTCCCTATGTCATTCACCAATGGACAGTCGTCCTGGTTCCTAAGACATTCCGAGGATTGGACGATCGTCCTCAAGGCGACGGTCATGGGGATAACGACCACGCAAACCCGGGCCTATCACTGGAATGCGCCGATGGGAGGACCATGAGCGCCCTGTCCCCCAGGTATGGTGAGCTAGCGAACGGTCTTTACGGCAGCGCCCGGGCCGTGGCCCAGTTCATCATCCTTCCCGTGGTACTGATAATGATCCTATCGTCATTGCTGGAAGGTACAGGCAACGGGTCCTTGCATGACCTGGACCTGGCCCTAACCGGGCTTAAGCTGACGTTCGTCATCTTCGGGTCCATCCTGGCGATCCTGTCGTTCTTCACCGAATTCTATCCGGCCGGCTCGATCTCCAGGCTCCTGTTCGGCCAGGTGCGCGCAGCTACGATCATTGTCCTGGGGTATACGCTGCTCATCAGCTTTGGAATGCACGAAGCCTTTAGGGCGGTCGGTCCCGACGTTGACCTGGTGTCACTCTTCTATCTGTTCGCCTTGCTCATCGTGTTGGGCATGCTTTACCTGGTGTGCGAATGGATAGATTACCGCTGGGTCTGGAAGAAGTCAAAGGCGGCCATCGATCGAACTCCCTATGTACCGAGGAGAAAGCATGAACCAGAGGACCCGAAAGCGCACCGGGTATGGCACGACTTCCGGTTCCGCTATGGCCGTCTGACAAAGGGAATGCGCATGGCCAAGGGGGCCCTGCTTCGCTACGTCATCCTGCCGATCGCCATCGTTATCGTGTGGAAGGCCCTGATCTCTTCGATGGGCAACACTATGACCGACCAGCTATCCGGGACGCTCGGCACCACGGTGGCTCTGTTGTTCCTCGTGGGCATTCCGATCGCGGTCATGAGCTTCTTCAAGGGTTTCTACAGTAAAGGTTCCGTCTCAAGGCTGAGCTTCAGCCTCATCATCGTAGCCCTTCTCGACGTATGGATCTGGTATGCCACGCTACAGGGAAGGTTCAAAGCGGACCTGGGGATGATCCAAGTGGACGTGGACTATCAGCCCTACGTCCTGCTCCTTATCTTCGGGGTGAGCCTGTGGGCGCTCTACTATGTGGTCGAATTCATATCATACAGGAAGGACTGGATCTCCCAGGGTTTCCAGCCAGTGGACGAAGGGAAAGCGGCCGAGCGCAGACTGCGAGAGAAGGCGCTGCGGAAGGCGAAGAAGAACAAGCAGAGGTCCTGATCATCGAATGTCGTTGGCGACCCGATCGGTTGATGGGCCCGAATCGTTGCGGGTCGCCCTCAACCGATATGAGCCGTTATTATTCCGTTCAATTGTCTGGCCAGGGAATTGTCAAAAGGGATAGAAGGATCTCCAAGCATCATCTCGATCGCTCTT
The sequence above is a segment of the Methanomassiliicoccales archaeon genome. Coding sequences within it:
- a CDS encoding HD domain-containing protein, with the translated sequence MPDYKVIHDSVHGSVKLSGIYLDLLQRAEVQRLHGVHQLGLAYLVFPGAHHTRMEHSLGTYQLASRMATALDIPDHERKCVLAAALLHDIGHAPYSHTLECVLEERTGMTHTDIGKALIKGEIRTIDPKEGMIIGEQGTIADLLDAEGISSDLVTDLIVSPRGPDLSGQKRLPLEGVQTYFNENNYLRQVIHGPVDADQMDYLVRDAYYTGVAHGTIDIDRIMDTIELHHGDIAVRKSGVVAIEGLMVARALMYTSVYFHHTVRIAEMMLCKAVENASESVIEDIQIQTDGSLSERILKDGGKASRIMTLLRYRHLYKRAYSMLISDLDSEQLDSLLPLTSYEKRKEVERQIADRAEVDESEVILDMPERELLITEPRIGKTEVPIINGDRVRALSKYSPLAKAIQTRSVNDWAVMVSTPGTNQEKVRKAAEKVLFS
- a CDS encoding RtcB family protein, coding for MAWKGTINKIDDYRWEIPQDYKPGMRTSAVIYSNDKMIEHVLSDNSPEQAANVATLPGIVGKSLAMPDIHWGYGFPIGGVAAMDSEEGVISPGGIGFDINCGVRLLSTNLEVKDVEPRIKDLIGTLFKNVPSGVGSEGVVDVAASEIDAILTEGAEWAVRKGFGWQEDLDTTEEGGRLKNADPTKVSQKAKQRGIPQVGSLGSGNHFLEIDKVDKIFDPAAAKAFGLTHEGQITVTIHCGSRGCGHQIATDYLQVMERSLKAMNLNLPDRQLACAPVNSQDGQDYFNGMSAGANFAWANRQMIMHWVRQSFESVLHRKAEDMEMRHVYDVAHNIAKLEDHEVDGKRRKVYVHRKGATRAFPAGHPEVPSKYRSVGHPVIIPGDMGAGTYVLVGTDRGMKESFGSTCHGAGRMMSRATAISTYNASTVKQQLESKGIYLKASTKDGIIEEAPGAYKDIDDVIAVVSGAGLSRPVVKLTPIGVMKG
- a CDS encoding DUF835 domain-containing protein; translation: MIQPLFLSLSAVVSIMALAMGAYVLFRNPHQWISRTFFIVMMLLSLSSALDYLFLTAPTIEQATLIVRLLIFCLVCMFGGFLYLATFFSLQSDSAMIKRNCVKYMVLVIVSGTVSALIFVKVRMGDYGWFIPNSPEMLGIGFVMLAFLGCTLQLLRSAHHASRDPSFGKLAAVLSLAMVVPFAYPLMISLLEMFGIGFPSPMAPANLITSSVFFYAIIRERLFDIRPSDDFSRKKFKPISTKLEKGRSYAIEEKGTDTSFSIFASELNAGRKGLIISPRHPEQIREEFGLRNTPMIWLAHRPVKEAVSPSNLPLLERTIMRFMSEGRNTVVLVEGLDKLILETSSEKAMRFLFALEDEALVRGSRLILSFDPKGLSERDLALLMRDMVVLDRMGLPVLFRSNGCSDRPDMVGISLSSHRLA
- the sepF gene encoding cell division protein SepF is translated as MPLLKKPLRKGKDDVQTVETDQYIDLGALYFQEDSPLAGNGMIKVAEVYRFEDVTSVSQPVYNGNIVLIDYSPIENDQQTLKKITNELKNIARDTGGDVAAIGNNLIVVAPNGIKIDRHKIKGGFN
- a CDS encoding DUF835 domain-containing protein, with the protein product MIQNLMWNSVLPLITGIIALVLGISVLRKNRQLAIAKGFLILMLMFTAAGISDFLMINASDPASALLFARGLVLFVVLIFAGFLYVSTNLAFIPLSKWLEKNRVLYTVFSLLIGLLIAYNLSSVDFNQFGYGLPASLASLIVLMVAAAFTAMTLALLVRRWRQSDDEQMRRECFLLSLAVLMPYLWGLVLFILDLYDIKVPSELSPGFFASIVMMAFSVYRQRLFTVMPVSEDLTSMIGAREEEVLAPGSYLLFEETRADGMYETLLSQISNGVEGLIVTRTYPDDLRERHGLKRTPVIWLSSHPGQDWIDPTNLSILEHTITEFLKVGHNTVVAIDGIEYLISNNGSPKVLRLLYGLRDEILMNQSRMIVTLNPKILDEKELAFFERDFEVVRR
- a CDS encoding fibronectin type III domain-containing protein, with amino-acid sequence MRNKAAIIVMITLVVFSSFVSIPSPAVAETSGDYGYTIINDNTAAEITSYTGSANVVTIPAAIDGYAVVSIGGFAFYSDTDLTEVIIPQGVTSIGYAAFYDCTALRSVSIPNTVNIIGNGAFYGCLSLTSIALPIGLTFIDAYAFYQCNLASITIPDSVGNIGNNAFQGCQNLTSVSLPSGLTSLGTGEFGECYKLTSITIPEGVISIGDGAFYNCTSMTSIIIPGNVISIGNSVFEGCRGLTQVAIGPGLTSIGSSAFNECTSLTSITLPDGVIAIGYGAFYNCTALTTLNLGKELTSIGTLTCWNCHSLMSVEIPDTVSSIGYGAFFNCSSLRSAVIGSGVTTIGMSAFENCSSLTSVAFRSGAPSVANDWIAKHNASLALEFYAGANGFTTPLWEGVPAEMNLTKLAAPNNLTAVLGPESITLSWSGLNVDANAPVDYYVVYQDGVDVKHVSGNSIKFSGLNADSTYYYQVSAHAPTVLGINSTSLAAGPVYALFPVSVNITAPLENSQLTTKNAELTWTLSGNSFVVSYFLVSVDGGPQARLSANVNNYTIVGAGDGMHRANVTAADDQGGLAYQQVSFTINTTSTAGTPGTSNDNMLLILVIAIIAVAAVLVAFMVVRRRRKA